The Benincasa hispida cultivar B227 chromosome 11, ASM972705v1, whole genome shotgun sequence genome has a segment encoding these proteins:
- the LOC120089921 gene encoding myb-related protein P-like has translation MGRRPCCEKVGLKKGRWTAEEDDRLKKYILANGEGSWRSLPKNAGLLRCGKSCRLRWINYLRADLKRGNITTEEEDVIIKLHASLGNRWSLIASHLPGRTDNEIKNYWNSHLSRQIQTFRRRNDDGDAVIVDVARLSLPPRRKGGRGRRRKAEAEVEAEAEAVREIPSPPTAEIERESTVCGGVDDPTEEEINNEPPPEERHDVGGSGTLSFNNDVFKEDDMSLDLEELLTNVEMQWDDDYTSGTCESNITANASVGAAVSDAGAAELELGGDCSSISSSFSLDSPWNWESFAGGLEWDAGEDFAGAVAESDAMISWLLS, from the exons ATGGGGAGAAGGCCGTGCTGTGAGAAAGTTGGACTGAAAAAGGGGCGGTGGACGGCGGAGGAAGATGACCGGTTGAAAAAATACATCCTCGCCAATGGTGAAGGCTCCTGGAGATCTCTCCCCAAAAATGCAG GGCTTCTCCGATGTGGGAAAAGTTGTAGGCTCAGATGGATCAACTATTTGAGAGCTGATTTGAAACGAGGGAACATCACcacagaagaagaagatgtcATCATTAAGCTTCATGCTTCCCTTGGAAACag gtGGTCTTTGATCGCAAGCCACTTGCCAGGCAGAACAGACAACGAGATTAAAAATTATTGGAATTCACATCTAAGTCGACAAATCCAAACGTTCCGGCGTCGGAACGACGATGGGGACGCGGTAATTGTCGACGTGGCCAGGCTCAGCCTCCCGCCGCGGCGTAAGGGCGGGCGAGGCAGGCGGAGGAAGGCGGAGGCGGAGGTGGAGGCGGAGGCGGAGGCCGTGAGGGAGATTCCATCGCCGCCGACGGCGgagatagagagagaaagtACCGTGTGCGGGGGCGTGGATGACCCAACGGAGGAGGAAATTAATAACGAACCGCCGCCAGAAGAACGACATGACGTCGGTGGCTCTGGGACGTTGAGTTTTAATAATGACGTATTTAAAGAGGACGATATGTCGTTGGATTTGGAAGAATTATTGACTAACGTGGAAATGCAATGGGACGACGATTACACATCTGGCACGTGCGAAAGCAATATTACCGCCAATGCCTCTGTCGGAGCCGCTGTTTCCGACGCCGGTGCGGCGGAGCTGGAGCTCGGCGGTGACTGTAGTTCGATTAGTTCTTCCTTCAGTCTGGATAGCCCTTGGAATTGGGAAAGCTTCGCCGGCGGCCTCGAATGGGACGCCGGAGAAGATTTCGCCGGTGCCGTTGCCGAATCCGACGCCATGATTTCATGGCTTTTGtcttag